GGGTTCCACAGACGCTGCCGATGGAAGAGATAGAACGCGTCGCCGATGCGGCCCGCCGCAGCGTACTTCGAGTTCAGCTCCCGAATGCCAGTGGCCGCGGTCTCGACTATCTCGTCGTCGCCCTCCCGATGCTCCGTCGGCGCGTCCGTGAAATCGCTGAGTATGGCGAAGTGGAGGAGCGGATCGCGGTTCGCGAGAAACTGCACCTCCACGTGCTCCAGCGCCTCCCGCACGGCCCCGACGTTTCCGAAAAGCGTCGGGACCACGACCACGGTCCGGCATTCTTCCGGAATGCCCGTCTCCCTGTACTCCATGCGCGGAATCGTTCGCGGCGGAAGCAGGTAGGTCACCAGCTGGTTCACGAGGTTGATCGCCACTTCGTTCAGCGGTATCGCCGAGAGCAGAAGCAGCACCGCCTGCTGCGCCGTACTCAGTGGATCGATGAGCTTCCACAGCAGGGCAAGGAAGCCGAGCGTCGCGATCGTTATCCCGCCGAAGTACGTCGCGTTCGGATGCCGCAGCACGAGCCGGTGCAGTCGCTCCCGCCACGACGGCATGTAACCCGTCCGCGCTTCCAGCCGGAGCCGTCCCTCGTCGACCAGGTAGAAGCCGACGTGCCGCTCGCGTCCTTCGCCCGTGCTCGCCATCTCGACAGCCAATCGGGCCACGTCTTCCTCAAACTGGCTCGATCGCTTGGCGATCCCTTCGATGATGTGCCGGTACTGGTCCCGGGAGCCGAACGCCATCCACGCGTAGTCGCCGCCCGGATCCCGCCGCAGCACGCGCTCCATGGCGCTCTGCGATTCCACGAACGACTTCCAATCGAGCCGGCTGATCGCCCGCAGGCTCATGATGCAGTTCACGACCGTGATCTGCGTCAGCGCCACGCGGCGGTTCGATCGCGTCACCGCTTCTTCCGTAGTCGGTCCGTCTTCCGCGATCCACTGCTCGAGCCACACGAGCGGCGTGAAGTTCGACTGGTATCCGCGCAGCTGCTGGAGGAACCGGGCGACGAACGTCGGTGTCAGCTTGGGATGGTGATCGACGAACTCCTTCAGCGCGGTGGACAGCGCCTGGTCCGACTGCTGGTTGGCGGTGTGCAGCCGGATCGCCCACAGATCCGCCACGGCGACCTCCCGCAGCCGCGCCTCCAGCCGCAGCGCCATTCGCCTGATATTCTCGACGAGCCCGAGGCGCAGCATCGCCGGAATCGCCCACAGCTCGCCGAGCTTCAGCGGCGCGACACGCTGGTACTCGCGCACGAACAGCGTGATGTTCTCGAGGTCGAGGTGGCCCTCGGTGTGGGCGATCAGCTCCGTCGCTACCTCGTACACCCGCGGATGATCCGCCAGCGGTCCGCCGGCGAGCTTCGGCAGCTCCTGGTAGTAACCGCGGGGGAGACTGGTTCTTACTTCGCGAATGTGCTCCTGGATGATGTAGAAGTTGTCCAGGAACCATTCGCCCGCCGGACTGATGTCCACCTCGCGCTCGGCGCCGTCATTGAGCGCGGAGTAGACGCGCGCCAGGATCTCGCGCGTGCCGTCGAGCCGCTGGAGCAGCGGCTCCGGCCCCCGGCGCTTCTGCGGCGGAGCCAGCCGGTGGGAGCGCGCGACATGACGCGCCCGCTCGGCCAGCCTGTCCGCGCCAAGCACTTCTCCCCGAATGGGCCCCACCAGCTCCTCGGCGCGACGTCCGCGGAAACGATCGATCAGCTCCGCGAGGAGATGTCGTCGGATTTTTGGAGGAAGTACGGTGGGCAGGAGAGAGCCTCGTGAAGCGCTTTGTGGCTGTTGGCTATTAGTTGTCGGCTAGTAGCTCCAGGTGTTGGCGATTGGCGTGCCGCGACGGCGAGGGCCGAATCCTGGCAACCAGCAATTAACCACGAACGACCACGGACTAACAGCCAAGACCCGTTATCTCCCGTAGTACGCCCTGATGCACAGCGTTATCAGTCGCTGCTTCACCAGCGTCTGCGCCTCCCGGTCGATCACGTGACGGGCCTCCGGCAGTGAATCCCAGACGTGCTTCAAGCTCACGACCAGTTGCTCCGCCCGTATCTGGCGGTGCCGGGCTTCGGTCACGACTTGGCGAAGAACCAGAGCTAGCTCAGGGTCGGCTTCATCGGGATGCTCGATGTGCTTGCCGAGGACCGAGCGCAGCCTGGCGACAGTCGCGCCGGAAAGTCCCCCTGCGGCCAATCCGCCCTTGCCTGCCGCTTCATCGGAAAAATCGGCGAGAAAACTCAAGGAAAAACGGAGAAATGGTGGGAGTGGCCATCTGTTTGCAGCGCGAGAGTAGGCAACATACAGAGGGGAACATATTGCGCAAGCTTCCCCTCCACGGGTTCGCGGCCTGCGTATTGCGGTCCTGCAAGGACTTTCGCCGTTCCGTCCTTCAATAGGTGTAGATGTCGGACCCGGTCTGCGTTCTCATCTTCGCCCGCGAGGAGCTGATCTCGGCTCTGCTTGCGCTGCTCGTCGAGACGACGGGCCATTCGGTCGTCTTCGCCGGGCCGGACGAGAGATCTGAAGAGGCCATGCGGCGGCTTCTTCCGCGGGTCGTCATCGTGGACTGCGATCACCGCGACTGCACCGGCGATCTCGTGAATACGGCGAACACGCTCGGCGCCCGGCTCATCCTGTTCAGCGCCTCCCGCGAGCCGGACTACGTCAGGAGAGCCGCGGCTCCATCCAACTCGCAGTCGTTCACCTTTCCCATCGGGCCCCCCGCGCTCGATTCGATGATCCGGCAGCGGCTGGCCTGACCTCGCGCTCAGCGCGAATCGATCACTACGGGCACCGCCAACGTCACCGTCTTCGGCGACAGGCAGATGGTGTCGTTACAAGCCTGATACAGCGCGCTTACCCGGATCTCCTGGCGCCCGGAGCTCCCCTCCGGAGGCACGCGAACCGGCAACGTGAACGAGGCTCTGCCGGGATACTTCTCGAGATCGATCCCGAAGACGCTGTCGAAAGATCGCGACGGCTCGGAGCTGCCGAGGGGCCCTGCCTGACGGAAGATCGTGCTGTCCGCGAGCCAGATCCTCGCGGGGATCGGTCCGCCCGCGGGTTGAGTCGCCGAATAGAAATACCAGCCTCGGCCTGATCGCGCTTCGACTGTGACGCGCACTACCGAACCTGGCGCGACCGTGTCCGGACCGTCGATCGACGCGGCCCACTTCACCGGCTCTTCGGTTTCTCCGCAGCCGGCCGCGAGTAGCGCGGCGCACAGCAGCGCGCGCGCGACCGAGCTCCGGTGCGTGGCGACGCGCGCCCGCACGTCAAAAATCCACGATGGTCTTGGTAGAAGCCGGTCTTCGCGAGCGTAGCTGGCTCGCCACGTTCTCCGCCGCGGCCATCGCGCGCAGCACGTTCTCGCCGGCGAGCTTCCGCAGATCGCCGTCGCTCCACCCGCGGCGGGCCAGCTCGGCGAACAGCGCCGGGTACGTGGACACGTCTTCCAGCCCCACCACGACCTCGCTGATCCCGTCGAAGTCGCCGCCGATGCCGACGTGATCGATCCCGGCCACGCGGCGGATGTGCTCGATGTGATCGGCCACCTGCGCGAGCGTCGCCTTCGGCCGCGGAGTCGAGCGCCACGCCCGGAACTCGGCGCTCGTCGTGTCGCGGCCAAGCCTCCGCCCCGCCGCCGCATGGTCGATCAACTCCTGCGAGATGAATCCGGGAACGAACGTCACCATCACCACTCCGCCGTTCGCCGGCAGCCGGCGAAGTATCGAGTCGGGCACGTTTCGCGGAACGTTCGCGAGGGCGCGCGCGGAGGAATGCGAGAAGATGACGGGCGCCTCGGAGACGTTCAACGCGTCGCTCATCGTCGCCGGTGAAGCGTGCGACAGATCAACGAGCATGCCGAGCCTGTTCATCTCGCGCACCACTTCCTCGCCGAAGCCCGTCAGGCCTCCGTGCCGCGCGGTGTCCGTCGCGGCGTCGGCCCAATCCAGCGTCACGTTGTGCGTGAGCGTCAGGTAACGCGCGCCGAGATCGTAGTACGCTCGCAGCGCGCCGAGCGAATTCTCCAGCACGTGCCCGCCTTCCATGCCGATAATCGATCCGATCCGCCCGCGCCTGAACTGGCGGCGAACGTCGTCGGCGGTCAGCGCGAGAGCGAACCGGTCGGGATATTTCGCGATCACGCGCCGCGCGATGTCGATCTGCTCCAGCTGCAGCCGGGCATAACCCGAGTCGCGCGCCTCTCCAGGAACGTACACCGACCAGAACTGTCCGCCGACCATCCCCCGCCGCAGGCGGTCGAGATCGGTGTGGCCGGAAGTGCGCAGCCGGAGGTCGTACGCCTCCACGTCCCGCGGGCGCATCTCGTGCTCCCGGATCGCCCAGGGCAGGTCGTTGTGGCCGTCCACCAGCGGCGTGCTCCGCAGCACGCGCATTGCGCGCTCCAGATTTCTGTCGCGCTGCTGCGCTTCGGCGCGGTCGGCCGCGACCAGGCAGAGCGCCAATGCGCAGGAAGTGACGATTCTCATAATCCCTTTGCCGTTTGTTCGAGAAGCTCCATCGCGCGGAGCACGTGTCGCTCGGTCGTACGGAGATTGCCAATGGCCAGGCGGAGAACCTGCGTGCCGTTGACCTTCGTTCCTGAAAGAAACACCTCGCCGCTCTCATTTACGAGCTTGAGCAGCTTCGCGTTGGCCGCATCCGCGGCGGCCGGCGCGAGCCCCGGCGGGTTGTACCGGAACACGACCGTGGACAGCTCCACCGGAGCGCACAGCTCGAACGTATCGGACTCTTCCGCCCAGCGCGCCACGATCTGCGCCAGCCGCATGTGCTCGCGCAGGCGCGCGATGATGCCGTCGGCGCCGAAGTACCGGAGCACGAACCACAGCTTGAGCGACCGGAACCGGCGCCCGAGCGACATTCCGTAATCCATGAGATTGGTCACGCCCGGCTCGGGCGTGTACAGGATCTCGAGCGGCAGCGCGAACGCCGCCTTGAGCGCGGCCGGCTCGCGCGTGTACAGCACGGAGCAGTCGATCGGGACGAACAGCCATTTGTGCGGGTTCACCACCAGCGAATGCGCCCGCTCGACACCGGCGAGCACATACCGCTTCTCGGGGACGATCGCGGCGACGCCGGCGTACGACGCGTCCACGTGCAGCCACATTCCTTCGCGCTCGCACACGTCGGAGATCTCGGGAACAGGATCGATCGAGGTCGTGCCGGTCGTGCCGGCGGTCGCGACCACCGCGAGCGGACGAATCCCGGCCGCTTTGTCTTCCGCGATCGCGGCCTCCAGCAGGTCCGCCCGCATCCGGAACCGCTCGTCCACCGCGATGTGCCGCAGTCCCTCGCTGCCCAGTCCGAGCGTGATCACCGCCTTGTCCACGCTCGAGTGCGCTTCCGTCGAGCAGTACACGCGCAGCCGCTGGCCGCCGATTCCGCGCTGGTGAATGTCGATGTCGGCGAACTCGCGCGCGGCGGCGAGCGCGTACAGCGTGCTCGACGACGCCGTGTCGGTGATCTCGCCGAACAGCGGCTCCGGCAAGCCCAGCAATTGCCGCAGCCAGTCGAGCGTCACCTCCTCGAGCTCCGTCACCGCGGGACTGCTCCGCCACAACATGCCGTTCGCGTTCAGTGCGGCGGTCAGCAGCTCGCCGAGAATCCCCGGACCCGATCCGGTGATGGCGAAGTACGCCATGAAGCCCGGGTGATTCCAGTGGGTTATTCCCGGCAGGATCTTGTCGTCGAAGTCGGCGAGGATCGTCGCCATGTCTTCGCCGGTACGCGGCGCCGAGCGCGGCAGCGCGGCGCGGATATCTCCCGGCCGCGCGCGGCTGAGCACGGGCGAGCGCTCCACGTCTTCGAGATAACGGGCGATTCGCTCCACGAGCATGTGTCCGTACCGGCGGAACTCCTCGGCGGGCATGTCGCCCGTATCGGGAGCCGGCCCTGCGTCGTCACCCATCGGCTTGCCCCGCTTCATTCCCGGCTATCACAACGGTGGCCATCACTATAAAATGGCACCCATGAACGGCCTGGGCACGACGCGCGACAAGACCGCGCTGCGGATAGTCGTCGGGTTGGGTGCGTTATACGTCGTCCTGCACCTGTTCTGGCGGACGCGCAACATCGTCCTCGTCGTCTTCCTCGGCGTCCTCTTCGCG
This sequence is a window from Gemmatimonadaceae bacterium. Protein-coding genes within it:
- a CDS encoding dipeptidase — protein: MRIVTSCALALCLVAADRAEAQQRDRNLERAMRVLRSTPLVDGHNDLPWAIREHEMRPRDVEAYDLRLRTSGHTDLDRLRRGMVGGQFWSVYVPGEARDSGYARLQLEQIDIARRVIAKYPDRFALALTADDVRRQFRRGRIGSIIGMEGGHVLENSLGALRAYYDLGARYLTLTHNVTLDWADAATDTARHGGLTGFGEEVVREMNRLGMLVDLSHASPATMSDALNVSEAPVIFSHSSARALANVPRNVPDSILRRLPANGGVVMVTFVPGFISQELIDHAAAGRRLGRDTTSAEFRAWRSTPRPKATLAQVADHIEHIRRVAGIDHVGIGGDFDGISEVVVGLEDVSTYPALFAELARRGWSDGDLRKLAGENVLRAMAAAENVASQLRSRRPASTKTIVDF
- a CDS encoding protein-disulfide reductase DsbD domain-containing protein, yielding MRARVATHRSSVARALLCAALLAAGCGETEEPVKWAASIDGPDTVAPGSVVRVTVEARSGRGWYFYSATQPAGGPIPARIWLADSTIFRQAGPLGSSEPSRSFDSVFGIDLEKYPGRASFTLPVRVPPEGSSGRQEIRVSALYQACNDTICLSPKTVTLAVPVVIDSR
- a CDS encoding pyridoxal-dependent decarboxylase gives rise to the protein MGDDAGPAPDTGDMPAEEFRRYGHMLVERIARYLEDVERSPVLSRARPGDIRAALPRSAPRTGEDMATILADFDDKILPGITHWNHPGFMAYFAITGSGPGILGELLTAALNANGMLWRSSPAVTELEEVTLDWLRQLLGLPEPLFGEITDTASSSTLYALAAAREFADIDIHQRGIGGQRLRVYCSTEAHSSVDKAVITLGLGSEGLRHIAVDERFRMRADLLEAAIAEDKAAGIRPLAVVATAGTTGTTSIDPVPEISDVCEREGMWLHVDASYAGVAAIVPEKRYVLAGVERAHSLVVNPHKWLFVPIDCSVLYTREPAALKAAFALPLEILYTPEPGVTNLMDYGMSLGRRFRSLKLWFVLRYFGADGIIARLREHMRLAQIVARWAEESDTFELCAPVELSTVVFRYNPPGLAPAAADAANAKLLKLVNESGEVFLSGTKVNGTQVLRLAIGNLRTTERHVLRAMELLEQTAKGL